From Nicotiana tabacum cultivar K326 chromosome 15, ASM71507v2, whole genome shotgun sequence, the proteins below share one genomic window:
- the LOC107791819 gene encoding B3 domain-containing protein REM10 isoform X8 produces the protein MKERWSLRLPSLIQVTVTESMRSICKTKKTHILLKILPRNLKSKRLPGKFTKANGLKNKKCGLIIRGERQRSWNLKLYTSYSQVYIGGKWGEFRDANDIKVGDRIMFEVVANGERPIWKFHHLRKNASLQPEGMKTNSDTERVSTPEKPKSNTISSREAVPNVEAAKDMHLGHPHFICTMKPYYLSKHFLRVPSPFARQHGLRDRKCTIMIRDEQRSWTFTLYSCGTVTYIGGGWRDFCIANCLKEGDRVMFGIVANGEKPILKFHDLRENALLRPEGKKTNSDTERVSTQEKPKSNVISSREAVPNVEAAKDMHLGHPHFICSMKPYYLSKRFLRVPCPFAQQHGLRDRKCTIMIRDEQRSWTFTLYSCGRFTYIGGGWREFCVANCLKEGDRVMFGIVANGEKPILKFHDLRGNASLQPERFHSRSGFQEQTLVAELHFFSFHFSDSIFSSCTFKRNNRP, from the exons ATGAAGGAGAGATGGAGTTTGAGGTTACCATCTTTGATTCAAGTCACTGTGACAGAGAGTATGCGGAGTATCTGCAAGACGAAGAAGACGCACATACTGTTAAAGATCCTTCCAAGAAATTTGAAATCAAAG CGCCTTCCTGGAAAATTTACAAAGGCAAATGGCCTCAAAAACAAGAAATGTGGTTTGATTATTAGAGGTGAAAGACAAAGGTCATGGAATTTAAAGCTATATACCTCCTATTCTCAAGTCTATATTGGAGGTAAATGGGGTGAATTCCGTGATGCAAATGACATAAAGGTTGGAGATCGTATAATGTTTGAGGTTGTTGCTAACGGAGAAAGACCAATATGGAAATTCCATC ATCTGAGAAAAAATGCATCACTCCAGCCCGAGGGAATGAAGACTAATTCGGATACTGAAAGAGTTTCCACTCCAG AAAAACCAAAGTCCAACACCATATCATCACGCGAGGCTGTTCCCAATGTAGAAGCTGCTAAGGACATGCATCTTGGTCATCCTCATTTCATTTGTACCATGAAACCCTATTACCTTTCAAAGCATTTTCTG CGTGTTCCTAGCCCATTCGCACGACAACATGGTCTCAGAGACAGGAAATGTACAATAATGATAAGAGATGAGCAAAGGTCATGGACATTTACGCTATATTCATGTGGCACAGTCACCTACATTGGAGGTGGATGGCGCGACTTCTGCATTGCAAATTGCTTAAAGGAAGGAGATCGAGTAATGTTTGGGATAGTTGCCAATGGAGAGAAGCCTATATTGAAGTTTCACG ATCTGAGAGAAAATGCATTACTCCGGCCCGAAGGAAAGAAGACTAATTCGGATACTGAAAGAGTTTCCACTCAAG AAAAACCAAAGTCCAACGTCATATCATCACGTGAGGCTGTTCCCAATGTAGAAGCTGCTAAGGACATGCATCTTGGTCATCCTCATTTCATTTGTTCCATGAAACCCTATTACCTTTCAAAGCGTTTTCTG CGTGTTCCTTGCCCATTCGCACAACAACATGGTCTCAGAGACAGGAAATGTACAATAATGATAAGAGACGAGCAAAGGTCATGGACATTTACGCTATATTCATGTGGAAGATTCACCTACATTGGAGGTGGATGGCGTGAGTTCTGCGTTGCTAATTGCTTAAAAGAAGGAGATCGAGTAATGTTTGGGATAGTAGCCAACGGAGAGAAGCCTATATTGAAGTTTCACG ATCTGAGAGGAAATGCATCACTTCAGCCCGAGCGTTTCCACTCAAGGTCTGGATTTCAAGAGCAAACTCTTGTCGCTGAattacattttttttcttttcatttctctGATTCTATCTTTTCTTCATGCACTTTTAAAAGGAATAACAGACCTTAA
- the LOC107791819 gene encoding B3 domain-containing protein REM14 isoform X6 gives MEFEVTIFDSSHCDREYAEYLQDEEDAHTVKDPSKKFEIKEAAPQNPIGQSHVVCTVRSYCFSKSYFRLPGKFTKANGLKNKKCGLIIRGERQRSWNLKLYTSYSQVYIGGKWGEFRDANDIKVGDRIMFEVVANGERPIWKFHHLRKNASLQPEGMKTNSDTERVSTPEKPKSNTISSREAVPNVEAAKDMHLGHPHFICTMKPYYLSKHFLRVPSPFARQHGLRDRKCTIMIRDEQRSWTFTLYSCGTVTYIGGGWRDFCIANCLKEGDRVMFGIVANGEKPILKFHDLRENALLRPEGKKTNSDTERVSTQEKPKSNVISSREAVPNVEAAKDMHLGHPHFICSMKPYYLSKRFLRVPCPFAQQHGLRDRKCTIMIRDEQRSWTFTLYSCGRFTYIGGGWREFCVANCLKEGDRVMFGIVANGEKPILKFHDLRGNASLQPERFHSRSGFQEQTLVAELHFFSFHFSDSIFSSCTFKRNNRP, from the exons ATGGAGTTTGAGGTTACCATCTTTGATTCAAGTCACTGTGACAGAGAGTATGCGGAGTATCTGCAAGACGAAGAAGACGCACATACTGTTAAAGATCCTTCCAAGAAATTTGAAATCAAAG AAGCTGCTCCTCAAAACCCtattggtcaatctcatgttGTATGCACAGTTAGATCCTATTGCTTTTCGAAAAGTTACTTT CGCCTTCCTGGAAAATTTACAAAGGCAAATGGCCTCAAAAACAAGAAATGTGGTTTGATTATTAGAGGTGAAAGACAAAGGTCATGGAATTTAAAGCTATATACCTCCTATTCTCAAGTCTATATTGGAGGTAAATGGGGTGAATTCCGTGATGCAAATGACATAAAGGTTGGAGATCGTATAATGTTTGAGGTTGTTGCTAACGGAGAAAGACCAATATGGAAATTCCATC ATCTGAGAAAAAATGCATCACTCCAGCCCGAGGGAATGAAGACTAATTCGGATACTGAAAGAGTTTCCACTCCAG AAAAACCAAAGTCCAACACCATATCATCACGCGAGGCTGTTCCCAATGTAGAAGCTGCTAAGGACATGCATCTTGGTCATCCTCATTTCATTTGTACCATGAAACCCTATTACCTTTCAAAGCATTTTCTG CGTGTTCCTAGCCCATTCGCACGACAACATGGTCTCAGAGACAGGAAATGTACAATAATGATAAGAGATGAGCAAAGGTCATGGACATTTACGCTATATTCATGTGGCACAGTCACCTACATTGGAGGTGGATGGCGCGACTTCTGCATTGCAAATTGCTTAAAGGAAGGAGATCGAGTAATGTTTGGGATAGTTGCCAATGGAGAGAAGCCTATATTGAAGTTTCACG ATCTGAGAGAAAATGCATTACTCCGGCCCGAAGGAAAGAAGACTAATTCGGATACTGAAAGAGTTTCCACTCAAG AAAAACCAAAGTCCAACGTCATATCATCACGTGAGGCTGTTCCCAATGTAGAAGCTGCTAAGGACATGCATCTTGGTCATCCTCATTTCATTTGTTCCATGAAACCCTATTACCTTTCAAAGCGTTTTCTG CGTGTTCCTTGCCCATTCGCACAACAACATGGTCTCAGAGACAGGAAATGTACAATAATGATAAGAGACGAGCAAAGGTCATGGACATTTACGCTATATTCATGTGGAAGATTCACCTACATTGGAGGTGGATGGCGTGAGTTCTGCGTTGCTAATTGCTTAAAAGAAGGAGATCGAGTAATGTTTGGGATAGTAGCCAACGGAGAGAAGCCTATATTGAAGTTTCACG ATCTGAGAGGAAATGCATCACTTCAGCCCGAGCGTTTCCACTCAAGGTCTGGATTTCAAGAGCAAACTCTTGTCGCTGAattacattttttttcttttcatttctctGATTCTATCTTTTCTTCATGCACTTTTAAAAGGAATAACAGACCTTAA